Part of the Vigna angularis cultivar LongXiaoDou No.4 chromosome 1, ASM1680809v1, whole genome shotgun sequence genome, ttataaaaatctaAGATATGATTTTCACATAACACAGAATTAAACAtgcaacatatatataatattaataatatactaATCAATCACCTATTAATTTTAACATCAAATatcttttgtaaatataatCTAACTAAACTAGAAAACTCGACCTCACACCACAAAACACGACATAGCActcaaacaacacaaacaaacaatccAGAAATCACATGTAGTCACATTAAAGACCAACCACAAACCCTACCCATACATCTCGAAGCAATATGTATTGTGTGAACCGAtaccaaaattttaattctattataattactttttaaaactttCTAATCTTTTAGAAATATTTCTCCTTACATCTTTCCgttaaacaattataacaataataatattattaatagtaGCATTAAAAGTTATTCAAACTTAATTTATTGAAGTAATTAATGAGATAATGTTTTACCTAAAAATTGAACCACGTAGAGTCATCCTTATATGCGAGAGGTCATGAAAGGcgacaacacaagaaaagaAGACGACAAAGTTCAAAGTACTCCATGCATGCACAGTCAACATCTATGTTTGGAATGAGATATCTataaaaggataaagaaaaaagatatcACACCTCATTCACATGTTGTTGATGTGGGTGTGGCtcactttgaaactttttgtaGGGAggggtaccactccaaaagccATTTGTTGGGAGGTTAAACACACGCATAAAGGTCTCTTATCAATGGAGGtatattatatgtgtataaACTTATGTTgatctcttattttattcgaTATGAAACTTTGTTTGTATCCAATACTTTTAATTGAGATGTCGAAGAAAAAACGAAAGCCCTACTTTTCTGCACAATTTGCGATGAAGGAAGACATCCATGCATATGTAAAAACCATCTGCAAAAGTGCAAagtttcttcttcctttatcCCTTTTCCACGTTTGTTTTCCACTCATTTCAAGTTTCCACACCACGCTAAGAAACCTAAACATCTTTCTTATATTAGCAAACAAAAACCAAACCAACTaccctttatatatatatattcttaccTCTTAGCAGAGGTAGATTAAGATTACTTAAATCCTTCCACCTTAATTATATTAATGCTGATTAACCATGGCAACACCAGCACTGGCTTCAATGGTGCAGTCAGAGCAGCAACAAGGTGAGGGAGAAGCTGTTCCGAGCACTACTGGTTCTAGCGCATGGAAGTCTTCAGGATCTGTTGGTCCATTTTTTGCTGTGATGTCTGTGCTTGTAATTCTGGCTGTTCTTTCTTGCTATTTGGGTCGCAAGTGGAATCGAAGACCGAAAACACCATTGGAGAGTATCAGAGGGAGAGGGTTTTCTGGGTGGCTAAAGCGTGTGTGCAGGGAACGCATTGGCAATGATATCGAAGTTGGGGGTGTTGGGGCCAAGGTCATGGTTTGTGATG contains:
- the LOC108329710 gene encoding uncharacterized protein LOC108329710 encodes the protein MATPALASMVQSEQQQGEGEAVPSTTGSSAWKSSGSVGPFFAVMSVLVILAVLSCYLGRKWNRRPKTPLESIRGRGFSGWLKRVCRERIGNDIEVGGVGAKVMVCDDDLEEIHHCTNGEVDHQNTT